Genomic segment of Desulfallas thermosapovorans DSM 6562:
TGGTTACTTTACCCCTGCATCGGGTTTAATTTATATTAAAATAACAATGATCTCTATAAAATATTACTACATTCAACTTTTTTTTGCAATAGTTTTATACCATTTGTTCATTTAGCAACATTTTCAATATAAAAGATTTGATTCAGGTGGTGTTTTAATGCCACCTGAAACCCTGGTTTCTCTTATTTCGAGTTTATCGCCCTTTAACTCCATTAATTGGGAACATTCCTGTCCCAAGGGAAATATCCAAGTTTGGCAGGTGTGTCCCCTTCCCTTGTGTTAGGCGGGAGTTTTAGCGGCGATTAACGAGATAAAGTACTGGTGCATGCGCAGGTCACTGGTCAACTCCGGGTGAAAAGCCGCCACCAGAAAGCGATCTTGACGGGCACATACTATTTTATCATCGCAATAGGCCAGCACATCCACACCTTCAGCCACTTTAGTTATATAAGGGGCCCTGATAAAAACCGCCCTGAGTGGCTCAGCCCCTAAAACAGGTATATTCAAATCTGTTTCAAAACTGTCCACCTGCCGCCCATAGGCGTTTCTCTCCACCTCTATATCCATTAAACCCAGTGTTTGCTGCCGGGAGTTCCTGATTTGTTTGGCCAGCATAATCAACCCGGCACAGGTACCGAAAATGGGCATACCTTGATGAGCCAAATCCAGTATGGGTTTCATTAATTCAAATTCGCTCATTAATTTACCCATCGTGGTGCTTTCACCACCTGGAATAACCAAAGCATCAACGCTATGCAGTTCCGACGCCTTTCTCACCTGGCAAGTTGAAACGCCGCATTTTTCCAAAGAGCGCTGGTGCTCCCGAAAGGCACCCTGTAAGGCGAGTACACCTACTAGCATAGTCTTGCTCCCATTACCAACCTCTGTCCTGCATACGCTGCCCGGGCGCAATAGTGGATATTTCAAGACCGGGCATGGCTTCACCCAGATCCCGGGAAATTTCGGCCAGTATTTTAGGATCATTATAATGTGTGGTGGCGGCCACAATAGCCTTGGCCCGGGCCTGGGGATCATTAGATTTAAATATCCCCGAACCAACAAAAATACCGTCACAACCCAGTTGCATCATTAATGCTGCATCCGCCGGGGTAGCAATACCACCGGCGGCAAAATTCACTACCGGCAATCTACCGTTGTTGGCCACATCCAAAAGTAATTCATAGGGTGCACCCATCTCTTTGGCCACACTCATCAATTCTTCCCTGGGCAGGTTCTGCACCCGGCGTATTTCCCCCATTACCATACGCATGTGGCGAACAGCTTCCACCACGTTACCCGTGCCGGGTTCACCCTTGGTACGAATCATCGCCGCACCTTCGGCAATACGCCTGAGGGCTTCACCCAAATTACGGGCACCGCATACAAATGGTACTTTAAAGGCATGCTTATCTATATGGTGCTGTTCATCCGCCGGTGTAAGTACTTCGCTTTCGTCTATATAGTCAACACCCAAAGCCTCGAGTATTTGCGCCTCCACAAAATGACCGATTCTTGCCTTGGCCATTACCGGTATAGTAACTGCATCCATAATTCGTATTATAACAGTGGGATCGGCCATCCTGGCCACTCCACCGGCTGCACGTATATCAGCGGGAACCCTCTCCAACGCCATTACTGCACAGGCTCCCGCTTCTTCAGCTATTTTGGCTTGTTCAGGGGTGGTGACATCCATAATTACTCCGCCCTTGAGCATTTCAGCCAGACCTTTTTTAACTGTCCATGTCCCCTTTTCAGCCACAGTTTCCGCCATTTAATTCTCCTCCATTCAACAACGATCACTAAAATATTTTACATTAATCCCTTAACAAAAACAAGCAGCTTTAAAACCATTTAATGCTAAATGGGCTTTATACCAGGCTGAGTACAGGGGTTGGGCTGTGTTAATTCACATTGATAAACCTTCTTCCTTTCCAAAGCATTCTCCCAATTAACTGGCTCCAATCTTCCGTACCTTCGTCTTTTTCAGCCGAGACCGGGAATATTTTCAGGTTGCTGTTTAGTTGCATTAACTGGCTTATATATGCTCCCAGGTTAAAATTAACATGGGGTAACAAATCTGTCTTGGTAATGGCAACTGCAAAGGCGTTCCTGAATGCCAGGGGATACTTTTCAGGCCCGTGCATACCCTCTGTTACACTAACGGCAAGCAGCCTAAAGTTTTCACCCAAATCAACATCAACCGTGCATAAAATATTACCTACATTTTCAATTATAATTAGATCAAGCTGTTCAAGGGGCAATTGCTCAATTGCCCGGGCTACCATACCCGCACTCAGACAGCAATTATTTTGGGTATTTATTTGTACTACATCCACAACACCTGTGGCAGCTAACTTTTCAGCGTCATATGAGGTGTACGGGTCACCATTGATCACGGCAACATTAAATTTATCGTTTAACAGGCGCAGGGTTTTTTCCAAGAGGGTGGTTTTACCGGCACCAGGTCCACCAATTAAGTTAATCATGATAATACCGTTTTCGTTAATTATGTTTCTATTTTTCTTAGCTATACTTTCATTGTCATGTAATGTTTTTTCCGGTGTTATAATTTTAACCATAACCCTTCCCCTTTCATTAATCGGTTCGGTTTTTATTTAAACCGTATTTATGTGACATGCGAACAACTGTAGGTTGGGTTACCCCCAAAGCCGCCGCCGCTTTGCGCGTGCTCCCGTAACGCTTGA
This window contains:
- the pdxT gene encoding pyridoxal 5'-phosphate synthase glutaminase subunit PdxT, with the protein product MLVGVLALQGAFREHQRSLEKCGVSTCQVRKASELHSVDALVIPGGESTTMGKLMSEFELMKPILDLAHQGMPIFGTCAGLIMLAKQIRNSRQQTLGLMDIEVERNAYGRQVDSFETDLNIPVLGAEPLRAVFIRAPYITKVAEGVDVLAYCDDKIVCARQDRFLVAAFHPELTSDLRMHQYFISLIAAKTPA
- the pdxS gene encoding pyridoxal 5'-phosphate synthase lyase subunit PdxS, whose protein sequence is MAEKGTWTVKKGLAEMLKGGVIMDVTTPEQAKIAEEAGACAVMALERVPADIRAAGGVARMADPTVIIRIMDAVTIPVMAKARIGHFVEAQILEALGVDYIDESEVLTPADEQHHIDKHAFKVPFVCGARNLGEALRRIAEGAAMIRTKGEPGTGNVVEAVRHMRMVMGEIRRVQNLPREELMSVAKEMGAPYELLLDVANNGRLPVVNFAAGGIATPADAALMMQLGCDGIFVGSGIFKSNDPQARAKAIVAATTHYNDPKILAEISRDLGEAMPGLEISTIAPGQRMQDRGW
- the hypB gene encoding hydrogenase nickel incorporation protein HypB — translated: MVKIITPEKTLHDNESIAKKNRNIINENGIIMINLIGGPGAGKTTLLEKTLRLLNDKFNVAVINGDPYTSYDAEKLAATGVVDVVQINTQNNCCLSAGMVARAIEQLPLEQLDLIIIENVGNILCTVDVDLGENFRLLAVSVTEGMHGPEKYPLAFRNAFAVAITKTDLLPHVNFNLGAYISQLMQLNSNLKIFPVSAEKDEGTEDWSQLIGRMLWKGRRFINVN